In the genome of Stomoxys calcitrans chromosome 4, idStoCalc2.1, whole genome shotgun sequence, the window CTGTCGCGCCGTGGACTGCTCAGGTTCCACACACATAGTATATGTATAAGCTTCTATAAAAACCACTATAACCGCCATACTCGTACAAGCGAGCAACCCATCAGGCAACAAACCATCACTGAGGTTTGCGAAATTTACACAAAAGGGGTTAATTGAATGAATACGTTGACtgcttttttatttcttttgtatCTGAATTTGCCGCCCAATTATGTGTATATGTTAACACTTACATATCGACATACCATGTCGTGCATACATATGAACGTTTACGTCTGAAGCGTAGATTTGATATCGTAATATAAAATACATTCGCATGCATTTATGCTTACACAATGGCATTGACATTGTTCTTTAGCGTATTTCTGCTTTTCTTTTTCCTGAATTACTGTAAAATTGCCACATGTTGTGCAAATAATTCAAAGTTCGGAGGCGTTTGTATTAATTTTGTAAATCGCATGGTGCAAATAATAAATTCAGTCAAGACATCAACTTTAAAAAAAGCATACAACAAATTAAGAGTTGTTAATTGCAgcaagtctttaaaaataaaaatcctcaTTAgggaaaaatatttcatatttcaagTAAAAAAGTAGATatccaaaggaaatgtttcatttaaaaatttgaaatcttCAATTTAGTTCTTTATTTTTGATTCGAATCTTTTAGGTTAGGACAAACTTGATGTGGTCGATTAATCCCGATGTTCCTTAAAGTAAAGTTCGCGAGCATATGTGAAGTGCAATAAATTGATCAAAATTATAgtttttcttgtttattttataCTCGAATTGAATGTTGCCCTAGTAGCTATTAAATAGTGAAGTATCAAGTTATCTTTGAAAAGGTTCTTATCTGTCCTGTCAATTACCAGTTTTTTGTCACCAATGAGAATGCACTTTGGACAATGTttgcttatataaaaattaaaaacttgttACAAACTGTTTAACGTGTTATAATTGAAACCAATTGTTTTATCATTCAATACAATTATATCACATGTAAATATTTCTACTACCTTTTTCTcctcataaaattttgaataaattgtgATTTGTGTTATGAAATCTAGTATTGCAAATAGACAAGCTTATAAAGAACTCCCTGACCTATCTCATGTTAATGAACCTTGATGCGGGGATTTAAACGCGTGCTTACTTACCACTGGCAGTTGTTGGCAAAACGCCTACGTCTTAGAATTATTtaatgtcataataaaacgtTGTTCTAAACGTTATTTTTTATTGATGGGAAAAATAACATTTGCACAATTAACACTAGAAGCTTAATGTTCTCCAAAcaacacagtcttggattctCAGATAGGAGGCTGTTGATGCTTACTTTTTCATATTACCTTAAATGACTTCGAAAATACGTGtctttgaatattaattttttgtctgaaatatatgtaaatatgttttCCATGAGCCTATTAATAATTCTTTAGAAAAAGTATTCTTCGGAAAAAATAGctgcaaaatttttaactttgcatTAAATGATAATTCTGTTGGGTTTTATTGTTGAAATTGAAGAAGCGGTGTTGTATTACTGTTATTTTTTTGCCGTATTCTATACATAAAAATCATATTCATTCagcacaaaacaaaataatgacTAGTCAATTTTTTCTAGAATCTTTTATATGAATGAATTGCATTAATAGAGTTTGCATATCACATCGATTCATGTAGATGACAGTAGTAAAAACGTTGAAATCCACAATTAATGTAAGCTAAATTACAAAGTAGGATAagagaaatgaaatttaaaaaataatgctaaactgaaatttttggataaaaaagtgttaaataattttttttaattataaaatagtttaggttagattgaaaagagagtgcggatattaatccgcccattcCACTATTATAGCTATAAAATAAGTAATAATTTAAATTgagaaaaacaaaagattttttttgtttaaaataaataataattttttattaagtaaaataataaaaatatataacagaTTAATAAAAGATATTTAGAACGGAACAAAGGATTTTTTGTCTAAAATACATgcatcatgttttgatatgtttACCTTCACATTCATAATCATCTATTtaggttttggttttgggtgcaTTCAAAAGGCTTTCTGAAGCACCTAGAGAAATCATTGGTTGGATTCGATTATAAGAACAAAAAGATAATAATGTCAAAACTAGTTCAATTGTTTGAACCACAGTTTGGTTATTTTTTTAGTTCAGTTGCTATTTTAACTACGATACATTAAATAGAATTAAAAGAAGACGTTACTTACCCATATATCAGTTCCATCAACCaatcaatttattttcattCTGTTAGTTGAATCAACACACTTGTAGGTGTGCTAACTACCATACCGGAGTTGTACTAACGCCTTACCGGTAGTTGTGCTAACTATCCTTCCGGCAGTTATTACTGCATATAAAATCTTGACATACCACTGAAGAATTAGGAATCCGAGGTTCAAGTCCCCCGGccggccaatttttttttcaactttttaagaaatttcggtttaaaaaaatatatatttcttatttaacattttattaaaaattggttgCTACACTTTTTCttctaattttaatttaatttagaaaCTTATTGTACAGTAATACTTATTGCCCTGTATCATCACTAAGAAAATTATGTcagtaggctagaggatgcgttaAAGATGAAACATGATATCATGAGTTCAAATCTCCACTCGAACATTGACAAAACTAATAGAATTAATTTAAAAGCGTAATAAATGGAGAGAGAAAAATCCGAGAGAGAGCAGCAGCAAGCAGAAAAACAACGAATAAGCGCAGCGCGTTCGCGTGCGACGACGCACGcttaaagcaatttttatttttggtagcaTAACATAAACTAGAAAATAACCTCAACACCAGCGTTGCTTGTCACAACAGCAAAGTTGcggttggcaaaaaaattggttgggACAACAAATCTGTTTTCTGGGTGAGGAATCATCTTCTTATATTCTTAAAACATATCCAACACATAAAAAAGATTACTAAAGATTTCTTCCTTAATCGAGGGATTTTGATAATGATTTCGAGCTAAAGAAGCTATCGATAAATTTATGAAGCTGTATGCTAATGGCCACAATCTCTAAATTCACTGTTGATTGAATCTCAGTTTACTTCGCAAATCACAATTTCTTCTTGAaatatacttgttttttaaatataaatatttaacgaCGCTTCTACTTTTAAAACTTTCGTTTTCTTTAAGTAAGGtagtatattgtatattgtatatgtgCAATGTTGTCAATTTCTTAATCTTCAACAATATGTTGATTtccattaaacattttttgtctctgaaaaaaaaagattcaaaGTTATGAATATATCATATTACCATTTAAGACAAAAATTActtaatttgaagaaaaaaatctatCCCCAAAGGAAATTCTTCTAAGTtgaaataactttaattttagATCCTTATCTTTGAACAAATATGTTTTCAGTGGGATACTTTTTGTAGAATACTCAATTTTGGTTAGGTCTgtttgtgaaatattaaattgtatttatttttttttcatttcaatacATTCTCAGACAAATTCTGAAAAATatgattattttcaattttcatttgccTCAAAATGCTGTATTATTTTTCTATTGGTTATACTATGAATTTATTGCTACTCATTTATCTTTATTTTAACATCTAAtggttctatttaataatattatggcaagttttcattttccatttttgcattgatattttttacatatttttgggTTAAAGCCAAGTTGGCCAGCTATAGCTCATACGCACGTGGAAAATGTACATTACTGAAAATAATAACTAGGAGGttgtaaaaatgaaaaataaaattagcgTATACGTATAACCAtaaaatacgagggttgccttttatatatcGGAataagagaacacaaaaacaaatatttatcttCGAAAATCTATTTATTGTttctcaaaatattccccattaagatctatacactttggCATGcgcttgaaccaattgtcgaagcattcTTCGAAAACGTTGAcccctcattttattttttacgtacggaaaTAAAATGAAGTAATTCGGTGTCAAGtaaggactatacggcggatgactcatcaaatcgatgttttgagtgctcaaaaatgcagttgttacgtatttttggagcatttctttcgacaaaTCCAAACgagcttttttttttgagcgattgagatcagtaacaaaacaatcggtTCCAAATTGCAGTgcagtgcaggtcggttgaaaattatatttattgcGGCCttgtaagtgtaaatcgggcgaaacatatataggagctataaacTCAAATCTTAGTACATTATAATGCAAAATCTCATTACAATGTACTAAGATTTGAGTTTATAGCTCATATTtatgtttcgcccgatttacatATATGTTTAGATGAGTAAAAACaatgcgtgccaaattttatgaagaTCGGTCAAATTTgctgttactacggccatatgcAAATTGGCAAGTGCAAATCAGGCAATACATATATgataaaatcttgcagatatgttaggatcagtaacCAAACagtccgtaccaaattttgtgcagatcggttgaaaatgatAGCTATTACTGCCATTTAAATGTAAatagggcgatacatatatatgggagctatatcttaatctgtatCGATactgatgaaatcttgcaaatatgttaagatcagtaataaaataattagttccaaattttgtgcagatcagttgaaaattgcaggtactacggccatttaaatgtaaatcgggcgatacatatatatgggagatatatataaatctgaactgattttgatgaaatttcgcagatatgttaaaatcaaaaacaaaacaaaccatgccaaattttgtccagatgggttgaaaattgtagttactacgggcACTTAAGCGGAAATCGGGCGttacatatatttgggagctctatctaaatctgaaccgatttttattaaaatcaatagcgttcgtccttgggccaaaatagtgatatgtgctaaatttcgtgatgattggacaccaattcgacctgcactttgattacaagaatacattgactcacagacggacatgtcttaatcgaatcagaaagtgattctgagtcgatcgatatacttatcaatgggtctagctcttctccttcttagcgttgcaaacaaatgaacaaacttataataccccgtaccacagtcgtggtgtagggcataactATATAATTtgtaacaagtagaagcgtaccatgttcggccgggccgaattttggttacccactaccatggattctgctaaaaatttacccttattatcTCAGTTTTTGAATTGTCTTGTAACAATCATATGGTGTATTGATTGAGGTttctatggtctcaagaagtcataacggTGTAACGGTTTTTAAGTGCCCTATATCTATTAAAAAACCTATCGGGGTGGGATTTGGCGAGAAATTCGTAGGGCATCAGTGTACTTCAtgtatcaaattttagccatatcgggcAAAATCTAAGGCTTCTAGAAAGAAGTAAAATTCGATGTTCGGTTTATCGTGGCTTTGTTtatttatgaacctatttgggtGGGATTTGGCGAGAGATTTGGAGTAATATGCATTAATGTCGCCAATTTTGTAACTACCTACATAAGGCCTTGGTCGGCTTCGttattgaatcaataaaaattaaattcatttcaGAATTAAATTTGGCGAGCATAAGCTTACTTCTCGCaacatatttcagccaaataggatgaatgatgaggcttctatgggttcaagaagtcaaatccggggatcggtttatatggaggctatatcagtttatagacctatacacatcatacttggcatggttattggaagtcataacagaagcccttgtgccaaatttcacatacatcgaatgaaaattgagggctATAGACGCTCAAAGTCAAATCTCGGCATCGGttaatatggaggctatatcagtttatagacctatacacatcatacttggcatggatattggaagtcataacataaatccttgtgctaaatttcaatgataaggggccttccaAATAGCGGGCCGCAGTGCTATACCTCTttggaagtttttacatggcattttacctcacaaatgtcgccagcaacaggaggggataaccaccgttgaaacttttttctgacattctcgcaaggattcgaacccacgcttTTAGCGCTGCGGTAGTCTCCAGGCTAGGACAATAGGATCCACAAGACTTAATACGCATGTCTATGAGTCTACCCTCCAGAATCAGCTCCAGCTAGTTATCATAGCTAGTAGGCTTGGTTCTCATAGTCACATTTATGGAAAAACAATACGTTCGCTGGATCTGTTGTAGTATCCTTGTGTTCCTGGCATATAACCagcttgaaaatttgcccatgaacattacatttaAGAACGAGGACAAATCTCTCAACTGTTACTCAAATCAGAAAtatttggggtttaaataacTATTTGACGAAAATTCAGGAAGCAtttaccgtctgtctgtctctccgtcgaAGCTACTTTTTGAACGAATTCAGCTggccgctcgaaattttatcaaaaaatttcccACAGGTGTTGGTCGGTTGAGCTTGTAAATGAAGCAAATCGCCCCATGATTTGATATGACTTCATACAAACCTTCTTTTTCTTAATTGCTTGGAACGCAATTTTTTAATACGATTTGATTGATTTTGTTGATATACATTCGTCGTTATATTTGGTTGAGTTTTGTTCCATTGTTACAAATACTGCTGCTTTGCTCATTGATGCCATCATTGCATCACATTTGCTCtcaataaatgtaaaaaaattgtctttgtgtttttaataatttacttCATTTAATTATATCGTTGAAGTTataataaatagaaaaatatcaaaaaattgtattttcataatttaatttataaactAAACTGGTtggaattaaaattaaaaatattcactgaaattcgggtcATTCATCTCTTGCCACCACTTTAACCGTTTCCATTTCAGAGTTCTTTTCTTCCTCCTTCTTTTtcatgggtggtgttatggactGTTTCAGTCCCACTAATTTTTCACTTTCCTGCCACAGCCAATCGGCCATCTCAGCATCTTTGGCCTTGGGCAACACTGGGAATCGTAGCATGTTGTAGTAGAAACCACCGGAGACACATTCCAATTTGGGATCCAAAGCCAAAAATATCGGTGTTTGTGCTCCCGCCTTGGGAGACCGAATGAAGACATTTATAATGGTTTTGATAACATTCCAGGTTTTAGGGCAACTATTGTAGCGCATCAGCTCAGTGCGCACAATGCCGGGGTGGGCGCAGTTTACAGTCACTTTGGAGTCTTTAAGATTTTCCGCCAGTTTGCGggtaaacaaaatattggacagCTTACTTTGGGCATATGCTCCCATGAATTTCGAATAGTTTTTCTCACTCATCAAATCCTGTTGATTGATGCGTCCAAAGATATAGGCCGCGGAGCTGAGAACCACAACGCGACTAGGTGCGGCTGACTTGAGATGATCCACCAATAGGTTGGTCAACAAGAAGTGCCCCAAGTGATTGATGCCCATCTGCTGCTCAAAACCATCGGCGGTGAGTTTGCGCGGAGTGGCCATTACGCCAGCATTGTTAACCAGAATATCCAGTTTTGATTCTTCTGCCTTGAATCTCTCGGCAAACTGGCGCACTGAAGACAACGAAGATAAATCCAGGGTGCGATTGAATATGTTGGTGTTTTGTGTCTTCTCAATTATCTCCAAACGGGCGGCCTCGCAACGTGCTGCATCTCGGCAGGCCATGTAGAGGCGAGCTCCACGCCTGGCCAGCTCCATGGCTGTTTCTTTGCCGATGCCCGTATTGCAGCCAGTGACTATGACCACTTTGCCATCGATACGATTGGGTTTGCGATAGATGGGACCCTCGACAAGCCGCCTGAGCAGATACATAATCAGGGCTGCCACCAAACACCAGAAGACAATCTCAATAATCCAAGCCCAAGCGCCCTCAAAGCAGAGTTTCTTTATCTCGTCTTGATCTtgaagctgctgctgctgctgtggaCTTTCCACATCTGTCATCGCTAATGGAATCTAAAATTtgataattttcaataattgtcCAAACTGTTTGCGTTATGTTGTGCTGTGTCTGTgtgttttgtgttatttttcacttttagcTTTCTGCTTGGAATGCAGCAACAAATAAACTGTGTTTACATGGGCATGGGCACATCCATGCGCATGCGTAAATGATGTACGTACATACGAGAAACTTGTTGAGGTAACAAACACACAGAGGaaactttctataaaaaattttcgttttgtAGCCCTTGTTTGGTTGCACGAGCGTCAGTCGGTCGCTTCGGTTGGTATGCCACCACTTGTTTGCTGGCTCTGCTGCTAACTGGCTGTCTGTTTGTATGGCTCTCTGACTAACTGACTGCCTGTCAGTCTGGCTGGTCCTCCTTTTTTTCTGGTCTTCTagcaaaacaatattttttgtttgtcaagTATGGGGAAATGCCTTCCACTGTATGAAACTGAGTGTGCGCACACTCGGAAGATAGCACAACTCAAACAACTACGACGCGACGCGTTCACTCTTGTACACTGATCCAAACCAACTGAGATTTTGGTTAATACCTGTCTAGGCCGAATGCTAAAGATATTATttgtctttctttctttctttcgttggctctgttttgttttgtagttttagtgaatgcatttttacacAACATAATCTCACTCTCATCGTTGGCATTATTAGTGTTGTGTATACTCTTTCTCTTTTGAGCCATCCGCACTGTAATGGCAAAGAGGAGGTCGAAACACTATGGGGATGTGTAAACaaacaacttaaaaaaaaacaaaaactgttgaATTGGAGTAAAACAATAAAGAATGCCGTAAAAGCCGGAGCCGGAAGCTCTATTTTGATTTTAGACCTTTATTTtcaaaacttcttagaatttgtCACAGATTACGATTTTGGAAACCGCTTGGTATGCGTTTAAGGGCCCTTACAAATTAATCCACCCTAGTACACATGTACTCATAGACAAAAGTCTGccgaaaatagcaaacactgcctGCTGACTGtcagtagttaattttgcttttattaCAGCAAGTAGTTCTGCAACTTCAGAACACCagacttactgctgaaaagtctgttgtttgttgAAAATTACTAATGCTTAATTATGAtagggatgttagaagaaaaacaaataaaatgtaaatgtgtgtctcagtgaatATTTTTAATCACCACTGTCTGTATACTTTCCttattcttttttctttaaatttagaaacaaaacatGTACACATTggcagagcaataacaaaaaaaaaaaatgaaatgagcCCATGGATGCGATGATATAAGTAATCTGTtaatcaggtagcttctttacagttatTTTactcaaattaaaatcatcaaaACAGCAAATcatgctgttttagcaaacatttttgctgttttaaataacaaattgcATTGAGCGTGGTATTTATTCAGTGCTAGTTTAACTGGGCCCTCTACGCTTCGCTTTTTCACTTTATGATACTTTTTATGTGAGCATTATAttgtcatggttggtaaataagtTCCATTTAGGGGTGAATACagagaaattagtctgctgatgtCAGGAAACACTGTCTGCAGAtattagattaaaattttgaaacttttGAATGAATTCATACAAAATTGTTAACGtctaaacaacaattgaggcatttgcttttccaaaaaattactactgtcccattttcagcaaactttctgctgtttcagcaaacatttttgctgttttagtaataaatttctctgagtgtgggATTGCCAGTAATATCGCCCCAATATGAAAATggaattcttgctctactccaaATCTTCAAAGAttccggccgaatcttatatacccttcaccatggatcgcatttgtagaattctttgcgcggtatctctttttaggcgatgaataatgaataagaactgtcatgctattggagctatatcaagtaatagtccgattcggaccacaaatgaattgaatgctgtacattgtagaagtcattgtgtaatatttcagtccattcggataagaattgctccttgtaggggcttaagaagcaaaagcacaaatgaattgaatgctgaacattgtagaagtcattgtgtaatatttcagtacatccggataagaattgctctttgtttatatgggagctgtttcaagctatagatcgattcagatcatattagacatgatgttgagggtcatgggaaaagccgttgtacaaaatttcagccaaatcggattagaattacgccctctagaagctcaagaagtcaaaaccgaagattggtttatatggcagctataccaggttatggaccgatttggaccatacttagcagtgttgttg includes:
- the LOC106092897 gene encoding retinol dehydrogenase 12 — encoded protein: MTDVESPQQQQQLQDQDEIKKLCFEGAWAWIIEIVFWCLVAALIMYLLRRLVEGPIYRKPNRIDGKVVIVTGCNTGIGKETAMELARRGARLYMACRDAARCEAARLEIIEKTQNTNIFNRTLDLSSLSSVRQFAERFKAEESKLDILVNNAGVMATPRKLTADGFEQQMGINHLGHFLLTNLLVDHLKSAAPSRVVVLSSAAYIFGRINQQDLMSEKNYSKFMGAYAQSKLSNILFTRKLAENLKDSKVTVNCAHPGIVRTELMRYNSCPKTWNVIKTIINVFIRSPKAGAQTPIFLALDPKLECVSGGFYYNMLRFPVLPKAKDAEMADWLWQESEKLVGLKQSITPPMKKKEEEKNSEMETVKVVARDE